Proteins encoded together in one Telopea speciosissima isolate NSW1024214 ecotype Mountain lineage chromosome 4, Tspe_v1, whole genome shotgun sequence window:
- the LOC122659142 gene encoding probable disease resistance protein At5g47260, whose protein sequence is MAQKLQQLNHLEIWWCSEMVQIISTEQDEDIPKGSSLIRKLNSTTNPSSSVLPTAIFGKLKLLQIFHCDSLKHILPMSLAQGVLQLEKFLISDCCNLEQIIIVNRDREKQAMGTAVFPHLRVLELLSLPNLSMVSEGVLCHDWPLLEILKVLQCPKLKRLPVNPQAATKLREIVVSEEWSNVLKCDDQSVDMLHLQERDKQLGCYILANWSLGDSD, encoded by the exons ATGGCACAGAAGCTTCAACAACTAAACCATCTTGAGATTTGGTGGTGCTCAGAAATGGTGCAAATTATCTCAACAGAGCAAGATGAGGATATTCCAAAAGGAAGCTCATTAATTAGGAAGTTGAATTCAACAACTAATCCATCTTCATCAGTACTTCCAACTGCAATTTTTGGCAAACTAAAGCTCCTACAGATCTTTCATTGTGATAGCTTGAAGCACATCCTACCAATGAGTTTGGCCCAAGGTGTCCTACAACTAGAAAAATTTCTTATTAGTGATTGTTGTAATCTTGAGCAAATAATAATTGTGAACAGAGACAGAGAAAAGCAGGCCATGGGCACGGCGGTGTTTCCTCATCTAAGGGTTCTGGAGTTACTCTCCCTGCCCAATCTCTCGATGGTGAGCGAAGGGGTGTTATGCCATGATTGGCCTTTATTGGAAATATTGAAAGTTCTGCAATGCCCCAAATTGAAAAGGCTCCCTGTGAATCCACAAGCTGCAACAAAACTAAGGGAAATTGTGGTATCAGAAGAATGGTCCAATGTGTTGAAGTGCGATGACCAAAGTGTTGACATGTTGCACTTACAAGAAAGAGATAAG CAATTAGGCTGTTACATTCTTGCAAATTGGAGTTTGGGAGATAGCGATTGA
- the LOC122659143 gene encoding probable disease resistance protein At4g27220, with protein MQTLDFQVYSSTKLAMDRIMKALKDEDTNIVGVYGMAGVGKTTLMKEVAKNLKEEFFDVVVMVTVSQDMDLKKIQGNIAENLGLPLTEESLNVRARRLSNRLKKEKRILIVLDDLWKPLNLLDDLGILCGKNCKVVLTTRQLDVCNQMKTKSEVKVKVLSEGDAWDLFKWAAGIEDDDMLHSVAKQIVGECGGLPLAILAIGRALRGKDISVWEDEASQLKKSSSLLDIKGMPHEKVFCSIKLSYDALANDATKSCFLLCCMFPEDFSISEDDLLPYVVGEGMVEDIDNLFDARNRLHSWMEILKGSCLLLDDGGRKGCVRMHDVIRDVAIWIASKEGHDFVVRSGRGLTHWPNKEKLTNCKRLSLMQNEITKLPNQQLQCFQLMTLSLKDNRALTEIPDGFFLGMISLKTLDLEKTNLSHIPSSLSCLTDLRVLRISSSSCQPFDVSLLGKLKKLEILHLPNSNVLTLPGEIEEFTNLKSLNLAGNPGLTIVPNALSRLHLQELDLLGSFHEWEIEGGSEDGRRSKACLSEVASLSHLSKLNIKVSNIKCSSANIPFHWEKLKCFSVTLGDDWPMDSSVYEFNNVVLISGSIQPPPLSNWMVFLLERAEGLQLKQCDGLKYIVSLSGAQGLNKLRILHVYLCGDVEFLLSTAVEAEDLEVPRIAFKSLEKLYLKSLPKLTAICYGHLPSGCFNKLRFIYVQNCFSLICVIPSDLLPNLPNLEVLQVLNCSRATEVFNYSKRLQAVQSTLTELKRLDLRLLKN; from the coding sequence ATGCAAACACTAGATTTTCAAGTTTATAGTTCCACCAAATTAGCCATGGATCGAATCATGAAGGCTTTGAAGGATGAGGATACCAACATAGTTGGTGTATATGGGATGGCAGGAGTCGGGAAGACAACCTTGATGAAAGAAGTGGCTAAAAATTTGAAAGAAGAGTTTTTTGATGTGGTTGTGATGGTCACTGTCTCTCAAGACATGGACTTGAAGAAGATCCAAGGCAACATTGCGGAGAACTTGGGCTTGCCACTTACAGAAGAGTCCCTGAATGTGAGAGCAAGACGTTTATCTAATagattgaagaaggaaaagCGAATCCTCATAGTCTTAGATGATTTGTGGAAGCCACTAAATTTATTAGATGActtgggaattctatgtggaaaAAACTGCAAAGTGGTTCTCACAACAAGACAACTCGATGTGTGTAATCAAATGAAGACGAAATCTGAAGTTAAAGTAAAGGTTCTATCAGAAGGGGATGCATGGGATCTATTCAAATGGGCTGCTGGAATAGAAGATGATGATATGCTGCATTCGGTGGCAAAGCAAATTGTTGGAGAATGTGGGGGTTTGCCCTTAGCAATCCTTGCAATTGGAAGGGCATTGAGAGGTAAGGACATATCTGTGTGGGAAGATGAGGCTAGCCAACTCAAGAAGTCAAGCTCACTATTAGATATCAAAGGTATGCCGCATGAAAAGGTTTTCTGCTCCATAAAATTGAGTTATGACGCTCTTGCCAACGATGCTACCAAATCTTGCTTCTTGCTTTGTTGTATGTTTCCTGAAGACTTCAGTATTTCTGAGGATGATTTACTTCCTTACGTGGTGGGAGAGGGCATGGTTGAAGACATTGACAACCTTTTTGATGCAAGGAATAGGTTGCACTCGTGGATGGAGATACTTAAGGGATCATGCTTATTATTAGATGATGGTGGAAGGAAGGGATGTGTAAGGATGCATGATGTGATTCGAGATGTGGCCATATGGATTGCATCAAAAGAAGGTCATGATTTTGTTGTAAGATCTGGTAGAGGATTGACACATTGGCCAAATAAGGAAAAGCTAACGAATTGCAAGCGACTTTCACTAATGCAAAATGAAATTACTAAGCTTCCCAATCAGCAGCTCCAATGCTTTCAGCTTATGACCTTATCCTTAAAAGACAACAGGGCTTTGACAGAAATCCCAGATGGGTTTTTTCTAGGGATGATTTCATTGAAGACACTAGACCTGGAGAAAACAAATCTGTCTCACATACCGTCTTCATTGTCATGCTTAACCGACCTTCGGGTGCTGCGAATTAGTTCGAGTTCATGTCAACCTTTCGATGTGTCATTGCTTGGGAAGTTGAAGAAACTTGAAATACTGCACCTACCAAATTCCAATGTATTGACTTTGCCAGGAGAAATTGAAGAGTTTACAAATCTGAAGTCGTTGAATTTGGCAGGAAATCCAGGCTTGACTATTGTCCCAAATGCTCTATCGAGGCTGCATCTGCAAGAACTCGATCTTCTGGGTAGCTTTCATGAGTGGGAGATCGAAGGAGGATCAGAAGATGGCAGAAGAAGTAAGGCGTGCTTATCTGAGGTTGCATCTTTATCTCATTTGTCTAAACTAAATATAAAGGTGTCGAATATCAAATGCTCATCTGCAAATATCCCATTTCACTGGGAAAAGTTGAAATGCTTCTCAGTAACTTTGGGAGACGATTGGCCTATGGACAGTTCTGTCTATGAGTTCAACAATGTGGTGCTCATTTCTGGATCCATCCAACCTCCTCCACTTTCCAATTGGATGGTCTTTTTGTTGGAACGAGCAGAAGGTCTACAGCTCAAACAGTGTGATGGTCTGAAGTACATTGTAAGCCTTAGTGGTGCACAGGGTTTGAATAAATTGCGGATTCTCCATGTTTACCTTTGTGGTGATGTTGAATTTCTTTTGAGTACTGCTGTCGAGGCAGAAGATCTAGAGGTTCCAAGAATTGCATTTAAGAGTTTGGAAAAGCTATACTTGAAGTCCCTACCCAAATTGACAGCAATATGCTATGGACATCTTCCAAGTGGATGCTTCAACAAACTAAGATTCATATATGTTCAAAATTGTTTCAGTCTAATTTGTGTCATACCCTCTGATTTGCTGCCAAACTTGCCAAATTTAGAAGTACTCCAGGTACTGAATTGTAGTAGGGCGACTGAGGTATTCAACTACTCCAAGAGACTACAAGCGGTGCAGTCTACTTTGACGGAACTAAAACGATTGGATCTTCGACTTCTTAAAAATTAA